A single genomic interval of Pyrus communis chromosome 5, drPyrComm1.1, whole genome shotgun sequence harbors:
- the LOC137734050 gene encoding desiccation protectant protein Lea14 homolog: MAEESFMDKAKNFVAEKIGNMAKPEAEVTDVDFKKVSLSSVEYLAKVSVTNPYSHSIPICDIKYTLKSVNREIASGTIPDPGSIKASDVTVLEVLLKVPHSILLTLVKDLGADWDFDYELDIGLIIDLPVIGNFTIPLNKKGEFKLPSLF; encoded by the exons ATGGCCGAAGAAAGTTTCATGGATAAGGCCAAGAACTTCGTGGCAGAAAAGATAGGAAACATGGCGAAGCCAGAAGCAGAAGTCACAGACGTTGATTTCAAGAAGGTGAGCTTGAGCTCTGTGGAGTACCTTGCCAAGGTATCCGTGACCAATCCCTACAGCCACTCGATCCCCATCTGTGATATCAAATACACCCTCAAAAGCGTTAACAG GGAGATTGCATCCGGGACCATACCGGACCCTGGATCCATAAAGGCAAGTGATGTAACTGTGCTGGAGGTGCTATTGAAGGTTCCACACAGCATATTGTTGACATTGGTAAAGGATCTGGGTGCAGACTGGGACTTCGACTATGAGTTGGACATAGGCCTCATCATTGACCTACCCGTCATTGGCAACTTCACCATACCACTCAACAAGAAGGGAGAGTTCAAGCTTCCCTCCCTCTTCTAA